From Cheilinus undulatus linkage group 15, ASM1832078v1, whole genome shotgun sequence:
TGTGActtgttgtcatgtttttttagcccatatttgatacattttgaCGTTTTTGTGGTGATCTCTTTTCTgtggtgacctctctcactagcTCTATAATGTTGTATGTTATTATGAGCTATTTATAGTACTATAGGAATGTGAGCTCAATGCTTCATGAGGTCTGCTGTCAAGgatttgctgtattttttatgttgtggtGACCTTGGTCACATGGTTGTGTCACATGATGCTTCTTTTGTACTTAAACATGTGTTTTTTATCTGCTCAttatgtcctgatgaagacGTGTTGGAGTTGAAGCGCGTGGATAAGcctgtttaataaaggatttttactACATCAGAGTGCCTCGGATTCTCAGTTCTGACTGCCATCTAACACTAAGGACTGTTTTTGATATGTTAACGGGCAAATCATCGCTCCCTTTTTTACATTATATCTTCGTCCTCTTATCTTGAAGAGCACCTGATCCTGGCGACATAGTTTTGGATACCTTTGACCACATGTAGCACTCATCCACCTTTTTTCTACTGTGATTTTccatattttgattttcatttcaggATCCTGGTTTTGTAAATAACCTGATTATGATAACTGCAGCAAAACATCAACTTTAACCCTTAAGAGATCCTAAGGgcaacttctttttttcatttcaagcCATTCTGGCTGTGTTGAATAAATATAGCTCAAATTTGCCTGAGTATATTCTTTCAAAAAATCTTTAGAATTGTTGTCTCAGTTCCGTAAATGAGCCTTAATGGCtatgctacacaaaaaccaaCACATTTGTTCCTAACGACAAAAATGGCCCATTAAAAACCATTGAAAAtaccatttttgacatcacATTTATCTTAAAATAGCCTAATGCATTcctttattgtttcattttggacttCTAGCTTCCAATTATTATTTGGTATATTTTTTCCACCAGATGGTGCTAATTTTCTCCCATTCAATGCAAGCTGTGAAATTGTTTTTACTGTTCTCTGCAAGGGTGCCTTGATACTGAAATGATAAATGTGTGTTGCATTGATGTAAGGTAGTGGTGtgtgtgtcaaaaaaaaaaaaagtgtttgcatgtgtgggaattttatttgactttttacaggTTTGGGAAGCTGACATTTCTGCCACTAGGACTTCAAGTGagtattattttttcttaaatctgaCACCATAGAAAACATAGTGAAGCATCGTAATCCGTGTTTCTGCCATTCAACAACCCATCCCAGGccctgataataataatgataagtAAATATtccttgaaatgtattttaaggaaattattttattttattttatttatttatttatttatttaaattaaatcaattaaacaCAATGACAATgcattataaaaatgtaatgcagAATACAGATGCTACACATTTTAGAGTAAATccccattttcaaaaaattgatTTGTCAAGTCTTGCATCAATTCTCTtcttttgaaatcatgagtaaAACACCAGTCTTTCTCTTCTAAGATTATTACAATTCTATTTGAGAACACTGATGTTTCCACAGCCTCATGACTATTAAGCCAGTCATGTGTACCTGATCTCCGAAATCATCTTTATATGGAGTGTTTGTTCAGCTCCTCTGGCTGCTCCTAGCTCTCAGCTGAAACAAACTATCAATAACAAAGTGTTCAGTAGatgtaatattttgatttaGGGTACAtgtttaattcatgttttttaaaatatgtctgcttgagtgttttttgtttAGAAAACTGTGCACAAACATGCAGATCAAAGAGCTTTGAATGTGTCTTTTGATATTTAATTACCCCactcataaaaaataaacatatactTGGCTatatttagcattaaaaaaggTTCAAATGAATGTTCAGGCCTACATGTCAGCCACTTAGCCATGATAAGATGTGAAAGAGGGTGTACTGTATTGTaaagttgacattttaatgGATTAACTGTGTGGGCTTTCTGTTTTCCTCACTCACAGACTTCACTGATGACTAACATGAAGACCTGCAGATAGTGACCTCTAATGACACTGACTAGACCCAATATAAAACACTCTGTTCTTTGACTATACCGCCATCCAGAAGAAGAACACAATATGATCTTTACAAATCAGATTTAGGCTTCATTGAGAAATGTGGGTTCTGGAAGTCCCCAcgagagagaagaaaagaaaatctgagCAACAAATGGGAACTAAGCAGTGACACAAGAAGGTCACCTGATAGAGCCGCAACCCAACAggctatctatctatctatctatctatctatctatctatctatctatctatctacacgTATATACTTATCTGTAAATACATGAAAATCTTCAATTTAATCTGTAATTTCTAAAgtgaaaactacatttttcaCATTCCAGTTATAACACtggaatctgttttttttttctgttattttgtgaaGTTGTTTATGGTTTGATCGTTCACTGCTTTGTCACCGCAAACACGTCTATGGTTTTGTCAATAAAGctttttgaattgaactgaaccaaggttataatagttttggatttttcaatagtttttatttttgttttgttttcactttggttttgtttggttttaattagttttactgctggtttgttagtttagtttagtttctatttttgcaaaaatgctacattttagttttattttaattagttttagtgttagcttttagttttttatggatGGATGTCGGGGCTGAGGGAACgtcatacttttttttaaaacaggctACAGGCTGTTCAAACAGGCTACCCTTCAAATAtcaattttaatttgtttaaagatgatgtttgaatacaactccagaaaTAAACCTGCCTCTGTATGAAGTCTTAACCATTCACttcaggcaattttactctccctagactctggtgtaggtgccagtcaatATGGGTGTATCAAAGAccaaaactaaggatattttatctctattttcatttcattttagttagttttggaAGCGCACTatgcagttttagttatttttctcttttttctgtaaatgttagttttaattttgtttcagttaactaaaatgattttaaatttagttttagttatttagttagttttagttaactataacaacatGAACTGAACGAGAGAGAGCCAGAGAACCAGATAGATGGATACTGTGGTCAAATAATAAATTGTGTCCGCTACCAATGATTAGGGGGCAGCACCGCCCGCTTGAGCTCTCTTATTCCACTCGCCTCACCATCGAAGAAGTCGTTGTTTCCTTTGTGACACGACGTCATATCCGCTAACTCGATGCCCAAGTGAACGTTGGAGAGCAATGGCGGCGTGCCGGGGATCTTCGTCGAAATGGTTTTTCACCCGGGAGCAGCTCGAAAGCACGCCGTCCCGCCGATGTGGAGTAGAACCCGACCGGGAGCTTTCCTATCGACAACAAGCTGCGAATCTGATTCAAGATATGGGCCAACGACTCAACGTGTATCCTTTGTAAACAAACTTATCCCACGAACAGATCCGAAACAGACATGGCGCTCACTGTTGGAATGGGCCCTTTAGCGCCAGCTCATTTTAAACATAGAGCCAAATATACACCACCAAACTCAAGCCTTTTGGATTTACATGCTTCATTGTGTTTTGAAATCAATAAACCTGCAAATTCAACATCGGTACCGGGAAAAGTAATCGCCAAATTGCTGTGTCTAGCTGTACGCTAATGTAGCATGCTAAGTAGTTAGCTACGGGTGGACGTCAAAGGGCCGTTAACCGAAATAGCACCCGTGTCCTGCTACTTTGCGATTGAATTATAAAATCCTCTTTTTTGGGGGGTGAAATATGGCTTGGTTTATCATTGGACAACATGTCTGATAGTAACGCTCAGCAGTCTTATATAACGTGTTCCTGTGATAAAGCACTAGCAACATGCTAATATAGTAGACGTATATTCACTAATTCTACTGTTAAGTGACATTGAAAGAACTTATTACTCTTTTAATTGGCctattaaaatgtgaaatattgcTTGCATGCTCTTTGAACGTCTATTTGTTCTAATAGGGTTAGAAATTTCCCTTGACCCGCCTTTCAGCTCTCAATTAACAATAAATACCGCCATTGTTTACATGCATAGATTTTATATGCAACACTCTTTCACCAAATTCCACAGGAATGTAAGTATTCAGAATCATAATGCTTCCTTTTGCCCCTGAAACCTATTATTGCATGTCAGGTTGATTGTTGCTGATATTGATTTGAGTTCATTTGGGTCTATATGTACATTTCATTATGCTTCTGGACAGATAATATCTCCAACCACATTATTCTTGGCTGCAAAAGTGGAAGAACAACCTCGAAAACTCGAACATGTGATCAAAGTAGCACATGCTTGCCTGAATCCCCAAGAGCCACCTCTAGACACGAAAAGCAATGTAAGTCTAGGAGGCTCTTTCTATTCTacagtgcaatatttttgtattttgtctaTATGTGACTTCCCAGTTCTTTCAGTCGTCACAGTTTCCCCATGTTTAAGTGGATGGGCCAAACTCCCTTGCACAAATCAAAGGGCTTTATTTTAGATGCCTGCTGTTGTAGTGTACCAAACACCACACCCAACAAGGCCCTCATTTGGTACTTCTTTGTAAAGAGTTTTGGCCATTGAATATCATGTGTTAAGGGTATAGGTTAATAGACTCATTACAATTGTGTTGTAATGACTGTCTATCAAACTTCAGGCATACCTCCAGCAAGCTCAAGAGCTGGTGATACTTGAATCCATAGTGCTGCAGACCCTGGGTAAGTAGCGGTGACTGGAGTGGATGACTTGAGAGAAAGTCTTTTgcttattttaatgattatctttgacttgattaaaaataatgagacaGTAGAACTTTTGTCTGTTGAATTTACTCATCACAGCCTGTTGAGTGAAATGTATCATCCACTGTATGGGCATTTTgttgtgcaatttttttcaataaatcatGTAAAGGTGACATGTCATTCTTACCAATTTGTCTGTAGGTACAGTATTGATGAGGCTTTAAAGAAAGTCTCAGAAATATATGATAAATTGTTACCAATGTCAGTGCTGTCAAACATAATACTGTGAGTCAACAATTTCCACTTGCTTATTGATTAAACTCGACATTAAAATTCCCAAATTAAAGGTGGTCAGAGCTGATTGATTGCATTGAACTTCTAATAAATGTGGATTGTTGACTATAAGATGTCCACTAGATTCCTAAATTATCACCCTAAATGTGGTACCATggtttttttatcttaaaatggCATGTCACCCACCAACTGTGTCTGTGTTGAACTCACCTGTCATGTATTTTGTTCCAGGCTTTGAAATTACTATTGATCACCCACACACTGATGTGGTGAAATGTTCCCAGCTAGTGCGAGGTAGAGGCTTCCTTCTTTGCTCTTTGTGccctctgctcttgtttttccCACCTCAGATATGGGTGGGGAGGGGGGTGAAAACCTTGCTGATTTCTTGGTTTAATGGCCGCACACACCTTGCTCTTTTCATGACCTTTTTGAGTTCATTTTAAGCTGTAGCACATAAATGGCATTTACTGACACTTACTGGTTCAAGTCCAAGACTGAAATGCAATTTCTTTTTAAGGAAGTtcctaaaactaaacttatcaGATTTGATGAATTaagaattttatgaaaatattgtTGGTGCTAATGTTTAAACTATTGCACCATAATGGACAATACCCTTTATATGGCCATATATGacatattggaaaaaaatgcagttgTACTGGGCATATTAAGCCTTTTCTTGCtcatcttttaattttttgtgatGCGAAATTATTGAAATATTCCAAAATAATTTGATGAAAATTCCATAATACTCTGTGACTCATTTACCGTGTTGAACTATCTCTCCACTCTACTTCTTGTGTACATTCATAAAATCTCTTGTTGCTGAAAGGTTTTTAACACAAAGCAACATTTTCTGTGGAGATTTGCTTTCAGTCTTGACCTTGGCTTAATCGATGTACTGAAAATTAATAACACTGAGTTCCTAACTTCttataaatgtaaatttgtcTTGCTGAAAAGTAATTGTTTCCCTTTCGtgttcttctcttttctgtctcCCACAGCAAGCAAGGATCTGGCACAGACTTCCTATTTCATGGCTACCAACAGGTTGTTATCCTGCCCCTCCTTTGTTGCACTTTGACTGCACACCATAGCTTCCTGTAATGCAGGGTGCCCTTTCAGTGTCCAACGGGCCCTACTTGCGCTGGTGGTTGTTGGGATGCTTGCCTTCTCCCCTCAGCTCCCCTCCCTTCTTCACAGGGATCGGGACAGGGTGGCTCGTAGCATTACCGGCCCCAGTTGCAGTGCGGTGTATTGTACAAGGGTCCATGTGTTGGCGCAGATGGGTTGAATGCAAGATGTGAAGTGTAGTGGTGCGCTTGAAACCCACATGTTTGTTCGGTTGCGAAAAAGTGCATAATTCTAAAAGAAAGACACTTTGGTAGCCTGAATAGCCGCTAAAGATTTCACAGATGTAAACATTTCTCGTAGAGGTCTTTCCGGTAAGTACcgtaaattcatttttttaatttcctttttcatATCCATttgttcaaatatttttccaccttttgcaaaaaataattgccttaaatatacatttttttctagcTCTTCTACAACATTCTTTCATATACAATGCTCTCTCAAAGGTTCGACTAGAACAACTTTTTTCTGACCCGTTAAGGATCTGCAGAATATCTTGTGTAGGATTTTGATGTCGCACTGATCAGACTATactacaaaagcaaaaaatttTTCACAAAATTATTTACATAACATGtctttcagtttaaaaaaactggGTCCTTAAAGGGTTTTTCTATGGATGACAATGTTGGAAaagattttatattttgtattgAACTTTTCAAGTGTTCAAAATCAGAAGACAATGTCTGGAGGCTGACTGTGACCAGTATTTATACAGGCACTTGTGAATAAATGGAAAGGACAGTGACTGTTTTTCAACATAGcttttttcctccttaaaaAAGTGAGAAGGAGCCCATCTTTATTGTTAAAAtactatttttaaatatttgaattagggctgtcaaaagattatttttttaattacgattaatctcagaatttaatGGTAACTATGGCTAATTGcaccttttatttttcagttttcaaagttcctttactttgcattttaagcctttttatgtcattttggatttttctgctaTCTTAAATTAAATGCAATTGACTTCTTGTTTGTGTGCAGACCTGCTCTTATGTGTAGATAAGAGATTATGATctaaacttaaccatggaaaaaggaacgtGCTGTGGATTCAAGAGGAAGTAAGGGGACAGTAAAAAGGTACATTTTTGATAATagaaggtgcagatgacttctgtATTATccgctgagctgtctgagttttttaaagtgaaatgagagacgaaggagcagtggtggacttatttcacatcactggctgcagggagatgctgacgtGGATTTTCCagtgttgaaagggacaattaATCTTGCTGTATAAGCTGGTTGAAAGAAAACAATAGTGCACCCTAATTAATCAGGATTAgtcttgacagccctattttAAATCTATCATTGATGGTGATCAAGTTGTTGTCACCCCAGTGATTACATGCCAGCTGTGACAGCGAGCTGTAAGGCTGCTGTAATCTGACACATCAGACTCCAGACATTGTACTTGTTTCGCTGTTTAGTTGATCCTCGACTCAAGTTCAAATTAACgttttttaaaagcactctTGTAGCGTGATAgtaagctatttcttttttatttacagcctCTTGCTGAGgctggctgattttttttctttgaaaaatttccTTTAATGTATTCATAAAATGAAGCATAGTCATGAGTTACATGTGTTAAccctattaaaaaaaatcacttaataTTCATGTTGTAGTAACAAATTGAAAGCAAAATTGACCATAAGTAAAATCACCACAGGAGTGATACTCGTGTGGGTTTCTATAAAGCTGACCATGCGcttagtgccattttttttttttatattcttcaCCTGTTGTGCATTCTGATTGGATTTACAATATTCTTCCATTAAAATTGATGCAAATCTACTTAAGCAGAACAGTGTGACTTTTACAATATTTTCTTTTCCCTCAAGTATTGTGGGTGAGATTAGCTTTGGTATATAGTCAAGGCACCCTGTATCTGCTCTCAAACTTCAGTGAACTCTTTACTAGGGATGGGGATCgttcatttttattgatgttGATACCCTTATTGATACTCCTTATTGGTCCAAATCCTTATCAGTACTACTATCTATACTTTTCTCTTTGGTGGAAAGACGAAAagaagacaaatatttacaacagaagTGGCCTAAACTGAGTAAAGCTTGAGCTAAAAAGTTATGAATCAGtctattatatttattttgtatccTTCAAATGCAAGCACATTCCTCATATTCACAACTGCATTTATTAAACTAAATTTTCcttttatgtgacatttttaaaacataaccTAAAGGATACAATGGTCTGATtcactgaggttacctgaacacatcatattttctgtcttccaGCTTGTCAAGTTGGCTAATTGACTTAAATTCTAACCTTTCCATCACAGATTATAGTTCATCAATATTTTCAACTAATGGgactactacaaagtttgggagcactaTTTTAGCATTTATCTGAGTAGAGGACACAGAAAATTGTCCTgtagcagctgaagagagtatTATTGTGTATTATTTGTGTGCTACTCACAGGCTgagtctttttttcctcaagccgACAGTTGATGGTACCACATTCTGTTTTGATATGATGCACaatactgatgtgcttttagtttatttttcccttgctagaactgatgtttttttttacacctgttcTATCTTAAAATGTTATGTCATGTCACAGAGCCCGTGAGACTTGACAGCCATCAATAAGCTGGGGGTaattgaaaaatgcaaaaccGGGTCTTTGTGGACCTGGGTTTCGATCCCCATCCCTTCTCCTTACTAGACACAACTGGTGCCATGTTGTATGATTAATCCTGAATATCCACTAGATTTATTCTTTTCGACATATAGAAGCGTATCATTAgtgagaaatacatttaaaagtaaattcACAATAAAGAGACTAGACTTGGCTAATACCCGTGGTCCCCATCCCAcctcagtgttttttaaaacaaaggtCTAAAAACATAAACCATTGTCACATGCCATTAGATGTTGAGCATGCTATTAATTGTGcacttatatttttattcaaatatatAATTCTTACTTGTATTGAGAAATTCTACATGagttaaatacataaaaatcctAATAACTTGTCTGTTGCAACAAATATGTGCTATAGATTAATTCTGTCTGttccctctgtgtttttttctgtccctCTCTTTTCTCCAAATGTTGGACCAATCGTGACTCTGCATGGCTGGAACCTGACACCTTCACACACCAATATCCTCACATAAATATAATTCATTTTCCTTACATTACACACAAATCCCTGCCAAATGCATTCACACACTACACAGTCTACACCTCACTACCTTCTGTCTTCAGTACAAGCCCACCGTGATTGCTTGTGTGTGCATCCACTTGGCATGTAAGTGGTCCAACTGGGAAATCCCAGTTTCCACTGATGGTAAACACTGGTGGGAGTACGTGGACAACTCTGTCACACTCGAGCTGCTAGATGGTaagttttattatcatttattacaTCCAAGGTATTATTTTAGTCTTGCTGGCTGCTTATTTCATTAAGTCGTGTGTGTAGACAAACGTGTTCACTATTACTAGTGCACTCAATTTAATACAGCCAAAAATGTATATAGAACTAGGTGTTGTTACATTGTGAGATTGGAGGAGAATTTGGGTTTGATCACATCATCCATGGCTTTTGCTTGCAGAGTTGACCCACGAGTTTCTCCAGATTCTAGAAAAGACGCCGAGCCGATTAAAACGGATACGGAACTGGAGGGTAAGAATGATGGTTGCTTTGTGTTACTATGTGTTCAAATTTGGCAAACCATGTATTAGGATACCCCCTAAAATGGACACAATGTAGACCTGCTcttttaaagcagcagaagGCTTGTTCCTACAAACACTTAGGATTATTTGTATCGCCGCTGAAAGGAAAAGTAGAAAGATCATCCTGCTAGGGTGGTTAATTGCCAATATTAGTGTCAATATGAAAAGTGTCATCATAACAGGCTAATCTTGAGAGGATATCCTGCTATATTTTCCAGGCAACACAAGCTGCTAAAAAGCCCAAGACTGAGAGTACCCAGTTGGCAGACGGCTCCTTTCCTGGGCCTTCCATGCTTCAAGATCAAGGTGATACCCAGCTCCCTGGAGTCTCCTCAGCCAACCCAAGTTTTTCCAAAGCAGGCGCCATCTTCACGGTATCGATGCCTGGCCAGTCAGGAGAAAcggccttgtctttgaacactTTGGCTGGCACATATAATCCAGCTAGCCACAGCGAGTGGCCCCAGGGTAACCAAAGCCAAGCGGGGTACCCCTCCTCATGTATAAAACAAGAACCCCTCAGCATGTCTATCCAAGAGCCCACACTGTCCTTGCAGACCTCCACCTCCTCTTTGCTTCAGCATTCATCGCTATACAGGACTGAAAAATCAGACTTCAACCCTGTCAAACAGGAACAAAAAGGAGTTGGTGGGAGCAGTGTGGGCAAACATCAGCCACCATCGCAGTCTGCATACCCTCCACTAGCTCCTCCACCACAACGGTCTCCTGCTCAAAAGGTATCTCTGGACAAATATAGAGAGAAACTCGCCTCAGAACTGGCTGTTTCCAGTCAGAAACGGAGTCAGGAACAGCATGGAGGAGTTATGGACTGTGAATCAAGAGGGGACCTGtcgtcttcctcttcttctacCTATGCACCATCCTCTATGGGCCAAGTAGACCACAAAAAATACTCACAGCCCCCACAAACATCCCATGGTGGTGGTGGGAGTTCTACTGCCTCCCCAATCAAAATGAAAGCCCCCTCCTCGGGGCAAGACAGACGACATCACAGTGAAAAACGGGACAAAGGCTCGCTCAAACTTCGTCTGGCTGTTCCTGGTGGCAGCTCCCAGCTGGAGAAAAGTGGACAAGCAAGCAAAGATGAGCTTAAGATGAAGATTAAGGTCTCATCATCTGAGCGTCACAGCTCTTCAGATGAAGGCATGGGGGCAAACAACAACAAGAGTAAACATTCCAGCCCTCTAGTGAGCAAGGAGAAACAGCATCGAGGAGCAGATCACACCCTCCATCGGCACCACAAGCACGGTCATCCACACTCGCACAGTGGGAATGGACGGGGAGGACTGGAGGGTCCAGGTGGCGGGGGTGGACTGCTGCGGGGTCCTCCAGGGCTTGTTGGCATGGAAGGGACGACGCTTGCCCCTGGATCCACCTCTTTACCTTCATCCTCATCACGAAGGAGGGCACACCCAGATGCCAGCCACAACCACCACCCCTCCTCCTCATTCGCCACTTCCTGCTCCAAAGTGAGCAAAATCTCCAAGGGTGGCGCTGGTGCTGCAGGTACTACAACTTTTTCTCTCCCCTTTCCTCCTCCTTGCTCCTTTCCTGTACTGCAGTGTGTCTCGTCTGGCTTGCAGCTCTATGGCTAACCtccctcccccttcctcctcctcctccttattCTTGtttctcctcccccctcctgtCACACCCAGGTGGGCTGCGGACCTCTCAGCAGTACCTGCCTCCTAGTGAATCGCCACACGAAGTGGGAGAGCAGAGACACTGAGTCCACCACTCTTCAGCCATGACCAGCACATGGAAATGGCAACAAACTACCCAGAGTTCTCTCTGAAGACTATGCTCAACTCCCTGTTAAGTGCcctagaaaaataataactctATGTGATTATAAACCCTTTACTGAACGGCAGAAAATGtatctgcaaaaaaagaaaacagaagaaaaaaagtgttgttgGACTTCTCAATTTCTGAGAAACAAGAAAGATGAAAAATTATGCTTCCTGACTGTCAGATCTCTGGGTTGTGATGCTCAGTCCTGTCTTTTTGTTTAGTGTGTTGAATTGCTGCTTGGTTCTCCTTCCTCCTCAAGTAAGTCTAGAAATGTGCAACGGTGGGTTTGATGGTTTCACCGTGG
This genomic window contains:
- the ccnt2a gene encoding cyclin-T2a, producing MAACRGSSSKWFFTREQLESTPSRRCGVEPDRELSYRQQAANLIQDMGQRLNVSQLTINTAIVYMHRFYMQHSFTKFHRNIISPTTLFLAAKVEEQPRKLEHVIKVAHACLNPQEPPLDTKSNAYLQQAQELVILESIVLQTLGFEITIDHPHTDVVKCSQLVRASKDLAQTSYFMATNSLHLTTFCLQYKPTVIACVCIHLACKWSNWEIPVSTDGKHWWEYVDNSVTLELLDELTHEFLQILEKTPSRLKRIRNWRATQAAKKPKTESTQLADGSFPGPSMLQDQGDTQLPGVSSANPSFSKAGAIFTVSMPGQSGETALSLNTLAGTYNPASHSEWPQGNQSQAGYPSSCIKQEPLSMSIQEPTLSLQTSTSSLLQHSSLYRTEKSDFNPVKQEQKGVGGSSVGKHQPPSQSAYPPLAPPPQRSPAQKVSLDKYREKLASELAVSSQKRSQEQHGGVMDCESRGDLSSSSSSTYAPSSMGQVDHKKYSQPPQTSHGGGGSSTASPIKMKAPSSGQDRRHHSEKRDKGSLKLRLAVPGGSSQLEKSGQASKDELKMKIKVSSSERHSSSDEGMGANNNKSKHSSPLVSKEKQHRGADHTLHRHHKHGHPHSHSGNGRGGLEGPGGGGGLLRGPPGLVGMEGTTLAPGSTSLPSSSSRRRAHPDASHNHHPSSSFATSCSKVSKISKGGAGAAGGLRTSQQYLPPSESPHEVGEQRH